In the genome of Bosea sp. BIWAKO-01, the window CCGAAGCCCTGGTCGAAGCGGAGCAGCAGGGGCTGAGCTCGCATGGGCTCATGCATGTGCCGCTCTATATCGAACGCCTGCGCAAGGGCTCGGTCTCGCCGCACGATGAAGCTCTCAGCGTGAGCGACCATGGCGCCGTTGCGGTTCTCGACGGCCGCCACATGCTCGGTCATCTGGCCGCCGAGCAGGCCATGACCCTGGCTATCGCAAAGGCCCGGAGTTTCGGGATCGGCGCAGTCGCCGTGCGTCATGGGTTTCATTTCGGTGCTGCCGGCCGCTATGCCGCCCAGGCCGCTGAGGCCGGCATGATCGGGGTCGCGATGTCGAATACGCGGCCGTTGATGCCAGCCCCCGGCGGGGCCGAGCCGGCTGTCGGCAACAACCCGATCGCGATTGCCATTCCGACCGCGGACGAACCTGCGGTGGTGGTCGATGTCGCCATGAGCGAAGGCGCTCTCGGCCGCATTCGCCATCACCAGCAGCGCGGCGAGCCGATTCCGGCGAACTGGGCTGTAACATCGGAAGGGCTTCCGACCACCGACCCTGCCGAGGCGATCAAGGGGCTGCTTCTGCCCACCGGCGGCCCCAAGGGATTTGCCCTCGCGCTTGCGGTCGACATGCTGTGCGGGCTCCTGTCCGGTGGTGCCGTGGGCGCCGAGGTGAAAGCGCTCTACGGCGACGCCGCGCAACCGAATGACTGCTCGTTTCTGTTCCTGACCCTGAATCCGGGCGCTTTCGGCGCTGAGGCCTTGCCGCGCCGCGCCGCAGCCGAGCGGGAGCGCATCAGTCGCGGGCGCCGTGCGCCCGGTGCTGCGGCTATCCGTGTGCCCGGCCAGGCGAAATGGGAGAACGCGAAGCTTCGGCAGGAGATCGTTGCGGTCGATAGCCGGACGCTTGCAGCGTTGAGAGCCAGCGCCATCGGAGGCTGATCAGGGGATTTGGAACCCCTGGCAGTGAACGCGAAAGGGGGGAGCAACCGCTCACCAGAGCCGCGGCCCCTCCATCGTTGAAACGTGAGCCGAGATCACCTTCCAGCCGAGATCGGGGAAGCGCGCCCAGGTCTGGCTCTGCCGGCCGATCATGTCCCGCCCGCGGACCTTGAACTCCAGGTTCACCGTGGCAATGTCCCGCCCCAGAGTGAGAATCTCCAGCCGCAGCCGCTCTTCCTTGATGCCGGGCCCCGGCGGGCGGGCGACGCGGTGGGCGTGGATCTCCGAGAAGCCATAGCCATTCTCA includes:
- a CDS encoding Ldh family oxidoreductase; translated protein: MRVADLVAEVAALFAGAGLSPAGARRIAEALVEAEQQGLSSHGLMHVPLYIERLRKGSVSPHDEALSVSDHGAVAVLDGRHMLGHLAAEQAMTLAIAKARSFGIGAVAVRHGFHFGAAGRYAAQAAEAGMIGVAMSNTRPLMPAPGGAEPAVGNNPIAIAIPTADEPAVVVDVAMSEGALGRIRHHQQRGEPIPANWAVTSEGLPTTDPAEAIKGLLLPTGGPKGFALALAVDMLCGLLSGGAVGAEVKALYGDAAQPNDCSFLFLTLNPGAFGAEALPRRAAAERERISRGRRAPGAAAIRVPGQAKWENAKLRQEIVAVDSRTLAALRASAIGG
- the hpxZ gene encoding oxalurate catabolism protein HpxZ; amino-acid sequence: MIRRRTTHEGRTLPDLTPNLPDVVAEISALFERYEQALIDKDVAMLDAAFWESPHTIRYALHENGYGFSEIHAHRVARPPGPGIKEERLRLEILTLGRDIATVNLEFKVRGRDMIGRQSQTWARFPDLGWKVISAHVSTMEGPRLW